One genomic segment of Alkalimarinus alittae includes these proteins:
- a CDS encoding DsbA family oxidoreductase gives MSKPVLISHYSDVLCVWAYVAQVKLDELRTQFGDGVDIKHHFTPTFGCTEHRIGEGWKDRGGFDGFSDHVVDVCESFPHVEINKAVWKTSRPKSSASTHCFIKAVQLLEEEGVISSQHVEAYDGRTLCEAFVWHVRLAFFVEVKDVSKHDVLFEIAKRLSIPVEAVDERLNNGAAIAALCRDMELKESLNIEGSPTYSLNGGRQKLYGNVGYRILEANVLELMQNENRELASWC, from the coding sequence ATGAGTAAACCAGTATTGATTTCTCACTACTCAGATGTGTTGTGTGTCTGGGCTTATGTGGCACAAGTTAAGCTCGATGAGCTCCGTACTCAGTTTGGTGACGGTGTTGATATCAAACATCACTTTACACCAACGTTTGGGTGTACGGAACATCGTATCGGTGAGGGTTGGAAAGATAGGGGAGGCTTTGATGGGTTTTCTGACCATGTCGTGGATGTGTGTGAGTCCTTCCCGCATGTTGAGATTAACAAGGCTGTTTGGAAGACTTCTCGGCCAAAGTCATCTGCATCGACTCATTGTTTTATAAAAGCGGTTCAGTTACTTGAAGAAGAAGGCGTTATTAGCTCTCAGCATGTTGAGGCTTATGATGGGCGTACACTGTGTGAAGCGTTTGTTTGGCATGTTCGTTTGGCCTTTTTTGTAGAGGTTAAAGATGTATCGAAACATGATGTACTGTTTGAGATTGCGAAGAGGTTAAGTATTCCTGTAGAGGCGGTTGATGAGCGACTTAACAATGGAGCGGCTATCGCTGCATTGTGTCGAGATATGGAGCTTAAAGAAAGTCTAAATATTGAAGGCAGTCCAACATATTCTTTAAATGGTGGTAGGCAAAAACTGTACGGTAATGTTGGTTATCGAATTCTTGAGGCGAATGTGCTTGAGTTAATGCAAAATGAGAACAGAGAACTTGCTTCATGGTGTTGA
- a CDS encoding Y-family DNA polymerase: MLALVDCNACYASCEQIFRPDLRGKPIVVLSNNDGCIVTRNAQAKALGVPGLVPYFKIKPLLEHHQVHIFSSNYELYGDISARLMGLLATLGDRIEIYSIDEAFLELNGFSDVISHGQLIKKLAWQHQRMPVCVGIAETKTLAKLANHIAKKSNKLNGVCRVSNLHKWENVFKKIAVDKVWGVGSRLAKRLNLFKIYSVHDLKRQPPKRIRKEFGVTLERTVLELNEVPCFDLETQPQPKKEVFCSRSFSKKITSKQAIKESVAHYANRAAEKLRQQNGLTKRIYVTIQTSRYSDHPYSNSVTLPLPYPTNDSRIIISTATEASDSLFREGYGYARAGVGLLELTNSKYYQNDFFQSDSERSVKLMTMIDQMNKRYGHGSVFFARQGIKRGWSMARSFKSPAYTTRISDLPVVKI; encoded by the coding sequence ATGCTAGCACTTGTCGACTGCAACGCCTGTTATGCGAGTTGCGAACAAATATTTAGGCCTGATTTGAGAGGCAAGCCGATTGTTGTGTTATCCAATAATGATGGCTGCATTGTTACGCGTAATGCTCAAGCAAAAGCATTAGGGGTTCCGGGGCTGGTTCCCTACTTTAAAATTAAGCCTTTACTAGAGCATCATCAGGTTCATATTTTTAGCAGTAACTACGAATTATACGGCGATATTTCGGCACGGTTAATGGGCTTGTTGGCGACGCTGGGTGACCGCATTGAAATATACAGTATTGACGAGGCTTTTCTTGAGCTTAACGGGTTTAGTGATGTTATTAGCCATGGTCAACTAATTAAGAAGCTTGCATGGCAACATCAACGGATGCCTGTATGTGTTGGTATCGCTGAAACAAAAACATTGGCAAAATTGGCTAATCACATTGCAAAAAAATCAAACAAACTAAATGGTGTCTGCCGAGTCTCCAATCTTCATAAATGGGAAAACGTCTTTAAAAAAATAGCCGTAGATAAGGTCTGGGGAGTTGGCTCTAGACTCGCCAAAAGGCTTAACCTGTTTAAAATATACTCTGTTCATGACCTTAAAAGACAACCCCCAAAACGCATTAGGAAAGAATTTGGCGTTACATTAGAGCGAACCGTACTCGAATTAAATGAGGTGCCGTGTTTCGATTTAGAAACCCAACCACAACCCAAAAAAGAAGTGTTTTGCAGTCGGTCTTTTTCTAAGAAAATAACATCTAAACAAGCGATAAAAGAAAGTGTCGCACATTACGCCAATAGAGCGGCTGAGAAATTACGGCAGCAAAACGGGCTCACTAAAAGAATCTATGTGACCATTCAAACATCTCGTTATTCAGACCACCCCTACAGCAACAGTGTTACTCTTCCACTGCCTTACCCGACTAACGACAGCCGAATAATTATTAGTACCGCGACGGAAGCATCAGATTCATTATTTCGTGAGGGTTATGGATATGCGCGAGCAGGTGTTGGTTTACTTGAGCTAACCAATAGTAAGTATTATCAAAATGACTTCTTTCAGAGTGATTCTGAACGATCTGTAAAGCTGATGACGATGATCGACCAAATGAATAAACGGTATGGCCATGGCAGTGTATTTTTTGCAAGACAAGGAATAAAAAGGGGGTGGTCAATGGCGCGTAGCTTTAAATCTCCGGCTTACACAACCCGAATATCAGATTTACCTGTGGTTAAAATATAA
- a CDS encoding LexA family protein, which produces MNVTPLCILHSTFKSTNEVLSVLSRRLACGFPSPADDYSESIPSLNELLIKHPAATILAKAEGDSMIERGILDGSLLIIDRSIRPEDDSTIVASIAGELTVKVLDLKNKILRPANPKHPPIPLPEDIDVMCEGVVTYCISPQKNFAFSC; this is translated from the coding sequence ATGAACGTTACGCCTTTATGCATTTTACACTCTACATTTAAGTCAACTAATGAGGTGCTATCTGTACTGAGTCGTCGTCTTGCGTGCGGTTTTCCGTCTCCTGCGGATGATTATTCTGAAAGTATACCTAGCCTTAACGAACTGCTTATCAAGCATCCTGCTGCGACTATTCTAGCCAAAGCCGAAGGTGATTCTATGATTGAAAGAGGTATCCTTGATGGCTCTCTCTTAATTATTGATCGTTCCATTCGACCTGAAGATGACAGCACGATTGTTGCGTCCATCGCAGGTGAGTTGACCGTTAAGGTTTTAGATTTAAAGAATAAAATTTTAAGACCCGCCAACCCCAAGCACCCACCGATTCCCTTACCTGAGGATATTGATGTTATGTGTGAAGGCGTGGTGACGTACTGTATTTCACCTCAAAAGAATTTTGCTTTTTCATGCTAG
- a CDS encoding rhodanese-like domain-containing protein, which yields MIKQLSDIVAEAKMGEHCLTVVESLKLVGQCEKPLLIDVREPAEHSLDSVEGFINIPRGVLEMKMPELCDDPDRCILLHCGTGGRAALSAKSLRNMGYKNVHLISASFEDIKNHFHGS from the coding sequence ATGATAAAACAGCTATCAGATATTGTGGCAGAGGCAAAAATGGGTGAGCACTGTTTAACAGTTGTCGAGTCATTGAAGTTGGTTGGGCAGTGTGAAAAACCGCTGTTAATTGACGTACGAGAACCGGCTGAGCACAGCCTTGATTCGGTTGAAGGCTTTATCAACATACCTCGTGGAGTTTTAGAGATGAAAATGCCTGAGCTGTGTGATGACCCTGATCGTTGCATTTTACTTCATTGCGGTACGGGAGGAAGGGCTGCTCTTTCTGCTAAATCGTTGAGGAATATGGGGTATAAAAATGTTCATCTAATTAGCGCCTCGTTTGAAGATATTAAAAATCACTTTCACGGTTCATAA